Proteins found in one Streptococcus mitis genomic segment:
- a CDS encoding ArsR/SmtB family transcription factor: MSQCLTACNPDLIQGVHETEFDTVTLLNMSNFFKAISDPTRLRILQAVRQKTICVGDLAIALQMTKSAISHQLRYLRDCQLVKGEKKGKMTYYELADNHVASVLSLTLKHLKEEKHEERVCTSGN, translated from the coding sequence ATGTCACAGTGTTTAACAGCTTGTAATCCAGATTTAATTCAAGGGGTCCATGAGACGGAGTTTGATACCGTTACATTGCTAAATATGTCCAATTTTTTTAAGGCGATTTCTGATCCAACTCGTTTGCGGATTTTACAAGCAGTACGGCAAAAAACAATTTGTGTCGGAGACTTAGCGATTGCGTTACAGATGACCAAATCTGCTATTTCTCACCAACTACGCTATCTGCGGGACTGCCAATTGGTCAAGGGGGAGAAAAAAGGAAAGATGACCTATTATGAACTTGCGGATAATCATGTCGCATCAGTCTTGTCTTTGACACTGAAGCATTTGAAGGAGGAAAAACATGAAGAAAGAGTATGTACTTCGGGGAATTGA
- the msr(D) gene encoding ABC-F type ribosomal protection protein Msr(D), producing the protein MELILKAKDIRVEFKGRDVLDINELEVYDYDRIGLVGANGAGKSTLLRVLLGELTPPGCKMNRLGELAYIPQLDEVTLQEEKDFALVGKLGVEQLNIQTMSGGEETRLKIAQALSAQVHGILADEPTSHLDREGIDFLIGQLKYFTGALLVISHDRYFLDEIVDKIWELKDGKITEYWGNYSDYLRQKEEERKSQAAEYEQFIAERARLERAAEEKRKQARKIEQKAKGSSKKKSTEDGGRLAHQKSIGSKEKKMYNAAKTLEHRIAALGKVEAPEGIRRIRFRQSKALELHNPYPIVGAEINKVFGDKALFENASFQIPLGAKVALTGGNGIGKTTLIQMILNHEEGISISPKAKIGYFAQNGYKYNSNQNVMEFMQKDCDYNISEIRSVLASMGFKQNDIGKSLSVLSGGEIIKLLLAKMLMGRYNILIMDEPSNFLDIPSLEALEILMKEYTGTIVFITHDKRLLENVADVVYEIRDKKINLKH; encoded by the coding sequence ATGGAATTAATATTAAAAGCAAAAGACATTCGTGTGGAATTCAAAGGACGCGATGTTTTAGATATAAATGAATTAGAAGTATATGATTATGACCGTATTGGTTTAGTAGGAGCAAATGGTGCTGGAAAAAGCACTTTACTCAGGGTACTTTTAGGAGAATTAACTCCCCCAGGATGTAAAATGAATCGTCTGGGTGAACTTGCCTATATTCCCCAGTTGGACGAAGTAACTCTGCAGGAGGAAAAAGATTTTGCACTTGTAGGCAAGCTAGGTGTTGAGCAATTAAATATACAGACTATGAGCGGTGGTGAAGAAACAAGGCTTAAAATAGCACAGGCCTTATCGGCACAGGTTCATGGTATTTTAGCAGATGAACCTACGAGCCATTTAGACCGTGAAGGAATTGATTTTCTAATAGGACAGCTAAAATATTTTACAGGTGCACTGTTAGTTATTAGCCATGACCGCTATTTTCTTGATGAAATAGTAGATAAAATATGGGAACTGAAAGATGGCAAAATCACTGAGTATTGGGGAAACTATTCTGATTATCTTCGTCAGAAAGAGGAAGAACGTAAGAGCCAAGCTGCAGAATACGAACAATTTATTGCGGAACGTGCCCGATTGGAAAGGGCTGCGGAGGAAAAGCGAAAACAGGCTCGTAAAATAGAACAGAAGGCAAAAGGTTCTTCAAAGAAAAAAAGTACTGAAGACGGAGGGCGTTTAGCTCATCAAAAATCAATAGGAAGTAAGGAAAAAAAGATGTATAATGCTGCTAAAACCCTAGAGCACAGGATTGCGGCCTTAGGAAAAGTAGAAGCTCCGGAAGGCATTCGCAGAATTCGTTTCAGGCAAAGTAAAGCATTGGAGCTCCATAATCCATACCCTATAGTCGGTGCAGAAATTAATAAAGTATTTGGGGATAAGGCTCTGTTTGAAAATGCATCTTTTCAAATTCCGTTAGGAGCAAAAGTGGCGTTAACTGGTGGTAATGGAATCGGAAAAACAACTTTAATCCAAATGATCTTAAACCATGAAGAAGGAATTTCTATTTCGCCTAAGGCAAAAATAGGTTACTTTGCACAGAATGGTTACAAGTACAACAGTAATCAGAATGTTATGGAGTTTATGCAGAAGGATTGTGACTACAATATATCAGAAATTCGTTCAGTGCTAGCATCTATGGGGTTCAAACAGAACGATATTGGAAAAAGTTTATCTGTTTTAAGCGGTGGAGAAATTATAAAATTGTTGCTTGCTAAAATGCTCATGGGTAGATATAACATCCTAATAATGGATGAACCCAGTAACTTCCTTGACATACCAAGTTTAGAGGCTTTGGAAATACTAATGAAGGAGTACACCGGAACTATCGTGTTTATCACCCACGATAAACGATTACTCGAAAATGTAGCAGATGTAGTTTATGAAATTAGAGATAAGAAAATAAATCTGAAACATTAA
- a CDS encoding heavy metal translocating P-type ATPase: MKKEYVLRGIDCGNCAAKIERAVNQLEQVESATVNLIAQKLTLETKSEDGIDKEIIDLVDAIEPGIEVISEKKEEALPEKRDWAKELLLAVTILFAFGFFLPEEYFWIRLVYYLTLYIIIGHKVLIKMVQNIQRGNIFDENFLMSIATLGAFLLGEFPEAVAVMLFYQIGEYFQDKATSQSRQSIAQLMDIRSVKAWRLEGGEAVQVDPETVRVADHILVKPGEKVPLDGLVRKGRSILDTSALTGESLPREIGVGEDITSGVINLTSPLVIEVRKTFSQSTVNKILELVENASNKKAETERMITRFSRVYTPVVVGIAFLLASLPPLLGLGEWSTWLYRALTFLVISCPCALAVSVPMSFFGGLGGASKLGVLVKGGNYLEALAKLDTVVFDKTGTITKGIFAVDTVVNAEGIEDNILYLAAHLESYSNHPIANSIRTAYGQEVDENRVSQITELPGQGMSGRIDGRQLYLGNARLMEVQGIAYPAIDSTGTVLYLAEDSHFLGYFLITDQVKETSIEALKDLQAVGIKKTVLLSGDRQAVVDEFAQQFAFNDAFGDCLPQDKVSTFEEILTQSQQAVAFVGDGVNDAPVLARADVGIAMGGLGSDAAIESADVVLMDDDLGKLPQVIRLAKKTVRIARQNMTLAIVVKLIFLVLSGLGISNMWEAIFADVGVTLLAVWNALRTLRIDTSTLSK; encoded by the coding sequence ATGAAGAAAGAGTATGTACTTCGGGGAATTGACTGTGGCAATTGTGCTGCTAAGATTGAACGTGCTGTCAATCAATTGGAGCAGGTAGAATCTGCCACTGTCAATCTGATAGCTCAAAAGCTGACTTTGGAAACAAAAAGCGAAGATGGGATAGATAAGGAAATTATTGACTTAGTAGATGCTATTGAACCTGGAATCGAAGTGATCAGTGAGAAAAAGGAAGAGGCACTTCCAGAAAAACGAGATTGGGCGAAAGAGCTGCTACTTGCTGTTACGATTCTATTTGCCTTCGGCTTTTTCCTGCCAGAGGAGTATTTCTGGATTCGTCTGGTCTATTATCTGACCCTATATATCATTATCGGTCATAAGGTTCTTATCAAGATGGTTCAAAATATTCAACGTGGCAATATTTTTGATGAAAACTTTTTGATGAGTATCGCGACCTTAGGAGCCTTTCTCTTGGGAGAATTTCCAGAGGCAGTAGCCGTCATGCTTTTTTATCAGATTGGGGAGTATTTCCAAGACAAGGCCACCTCTCAATCTCGTCAGTCCATTGCACAATTGATGGATATTCGGTCGGTTAAGGCTTGGAGACTAGAGGGGGGAGAAGCCGTTCAAGTAGACCCTGAAACAGTAAGGGTTGCGGACCATATTTTAGTTAAGCCTGGGGAGAAGGTGCCCCTAGATGGTCTGGTCAGAAAAGGTCGTTCTATTCTGGATACGTCAGCCTTGACAGGAGAATCACTGCCTAGGGAAATTGGCGTTGGTGAGGACATTACAAGTGGTGTGATCAATTTGACTAGTCCATTGGTAATTGAAGTGAGAAAGACTTTTTCGCAATCAACGGTCAACAAAATTTTGGAATTAGTTGAAAATGCAAGCAATAAAAAAGCGGAGACGGAACGGATGATCACACGTTTTTCGCGTGTGTATACACCAGTGGTTGTCGGAATCGCTTTTCTGCTTGCAAGCCTGCCTCCCTTGCTTGGTTTAGGGGAGTGGTCGACTTGGCTTTATCGGGCACTTACCTTTTTAGTCATTTCTTGCCCTTGTGCTCTTGCGGTTTCGGTACCAATGAGTTTCTTTGGCGGGCTAGGGGGAGCATCTAAATTAGGTGTCTTAGTGAAAGGTGGAAATTATTTAGAGGCTCTTGCCAAGTTGGATACGGTCGTATTTGATAAGACGGGGACAATTACAAAAGGTATCTTTGCGGTAGATACCGTTGTCAACGCAGAAGGTATCGAGGATAATATTCTGTACCTCGCTGCCCATTTGGAAAGCTATTCCAATCATCCAATCGCAAACTCGATTCGAACAGCCTATGGACAGGAAGTGGACGAGAATAGGGTGAGTCAGATTACCGAGCTACCAGGGCAGGGCATGTCCGGTAGGATAGATGGCAGACAGCTCTATCTTGGGAATGCTAGATTAATGGAAGTTCAAGGGATTGCTTATCCAGCTATTGACAGCACAGGAACAGTTCTCTATTTGGCAGAGGACAGTCACTTTTTAGGCTATTTCCTTATCACAGACCAAGTGAAGGAGACGAGCATCGAGGCCTTGAAGGATTTACAGGCGGTCGGAATTAAAAAAACGGTTCTCCTTTCAGGTGATCGTCAGGCAGTGGTTGATGAATTTGCACAGCAATTTGCCTTCAATGATGCATTTGGAGATTGCTTGCCTCAGGATAAGGTGAGTACATTTGAGGAAATTCTGACTCAGTCTCAGCAGGCTGTTGCCTTTGTTGGAGATGGAGTGAATGATGCACCGGTTCTTGCTAGGGCAGATGTTGGTATTGCTATGGGAGGGCTAGGTTCGGACGCAGCCATTGAATCAGCAGATGTTGTACTGATGGATGATGACCTTGGAAAACTTCCTCAAGTCATTCGACTGGCTAAAAAGACAGTCAGAATAGCTCGGCAAAACATGACCTTAGCTATTGTAGTTAAACTAATTTTCTTGGTTCTAAGTGGATTGGGAATTTCTAATATGTGGGAGGCAATCTTTGCAGATGTTGGTGTAACGCTACTGGCAGTATGGAATGCATTGAGGACCTTGAGGATAGATACCTCCACTTTGTCAAAGTAA
- a CDS encoding ADP-ribosylglycohydrolase family protein, whose protein sequence is MLGAIIGDFVGSVYEWNNIKIKDFPLFRKDCFFTDDTVMTCAVAEAIMNGGQKDDFIDAMKKYGRMYPNADYGARFNAWLNSDNRDPYNSFGNGSAMRVSPCAWVTDCGFYARTGMWPSSRGLASISAEVTHNHPEGIKGAMATADAIFLCRFYFGGYCREYEQAINDNHTECKRRIKDYIEKTYGYNLSQTLDEIRPNYRFNETCQETVPQAIIAFLESRDFEDAIRNAISLGGDSDTLAAITGSIAEAAYGITDWIKEKAYSYLDEHLKDVVMRWENRIKAY, encoded by the coding sequence ATGCTAGGAGCAATTATTGGAGATTTTGTAGGTTCAGTTTACGAATGGAACAATATCAAAATAAAAGACTTTCCTTTATTTCGGAAGGACTGCTTTTTTACAGATGACACGGTTATGACCTGTGCTGTTGCAGAAGCAATTATGAATGGTGGACAAAAAGACGACTTCATTGACGCCATGAAGAAATATGGCAGAATGTATCCGAATGCTGATTATGGTGCTCGGTTTAATGCATGGCTAAATAGCGATAACCGTGATCCTTACAATAGCTTTGGGAATGGATCAGCTATGCGTGTTTCTCCATGTGCTTGGGTCACGGACTGTGGTTTTTATGCGAGAACTGGTATGTGGCCATCATCTAGAGGACTTGCGAGTATTTCTGCAGAGGTAACTCATAATCATCCAGAAGGTATTAAAGGTGCTATGGCTACAGCTGATGCTATCTTTCTGTGTCGTTTTTACTTTGGTGGTTATTGTAGAGAATACGAGCAAGCAATTAATGACAATCATACAGAATGTAAAAGACGGATTAAGGATTATATAGAGAAGACATACGGCTACAATCTATCTCAAACTTTAGATGAAATCCGCCCTAACTATCGTTTTAACGAAACATGTCAAGAAACTGTCCCTCAAGCTATTATCGCCTTTCTTGAGAGTAGAGACTTCGAAGATGCGATAAGAAACGCCATCTCACTTGGTGGCGACAGTGATACTCTCGCTGCAATCACTGGTAGCATAGCCGAGGCAGCTTATGGTATTACTGATTGGATAAAGGAAAAGGCCTATTCTTACTTGGATGAACACTTAAAGGATGTAGTTATGCGATGGGAAAATAGAATAAAAGCGTATTAA
- a CDS encoding DUF5960 family protein — translation MNQLEFQRNHLQMDYYSESYQDFERDFYRYSNMNIPLTFLTDDILKTMATSRKNYFVLNKEKSRDNRDHFFIFEVSTVDENPLIYHYTYKKTTIYLAEK, via the coding sequence ATGAATCAGCTTGAGTTTCAGCGTAATCACCTACAAATGGACTATTATAGCGAGAGCTACCAAGATTTTGAACGTGACTTCTACCGCTACTCTAACATGAATATTCCATTGACCTTCCTAACTGATGATATCCTAAAAACAATGGCGACTTCACGTAAGAATTACTTTGTCCTCAATAAGGAAAAGTCCAGAGATAACCGCGATCACTTCTTCATATTTGAAGTAAGTACCGTAGATGAGAATCCGCTAATCTATCATTATACATATAAGAAAACTACAATATATTTAGCAGAAAAATAG
- the mef(A) gene encoding macrolide efflux MFS transporter Mef(A) translates to MEKYNNWKRKFYAIWAGQAVSLITSAILQMAIIFYLTEKTGSAMVLSMASLVGFLPYAILGPAIGVLVDRHDRKKIMIGADLIIAAAGAVLAIVAFCMELPVWMIMIVLFIRSIGTAFHTPALNAVTPLLVPEEQLTKCAGYSQSLQSISYIVSPAVAALLYSVWDLNAIIAIDVLGAVIASITVAIVRIPKLGNQVQSLEPNFIREMKEGVVVLRQNKGLFALLLLGTLYTFVYMPINALFPLISMEHFNGTPVHISITEISFAFGMLAGGLLLGRLGGFEKHVLLITSSFFIMGTSLAVSGILPPNGFVIFVVCCAIMGLSVPFYSGVQTALFQEKIKPEYLGRVFSLIGSIMSLAMPIGLILSGFFADKIGVNHWFLLSGILIIGIAIVCQMITEVRKLDLK, encoded by the coding sequence ATGGAAAAATACAACAATTGGAAACGAAAATTTTATGCAATATGGGCAGGGCAAGCAGTATCATTAATCACTAGTGCCATCCTGCAAATGGCGATTATTTTTTACCTTACAGAAAAAACAGGATCTGCGATGGTCTTGTCTATGGCTTCATTAGTAGGTTTTTTACCCTATGCGATTTTGGGACCTGCCATTGGTGTGCTAGTGGATCGTCATGATAGGAAGAAGATAATGATTGGTGCCGATTTAATTATCGCAGCAGCTGGTGCAGTGCTTGCTATTGTTGCATTCTGTATGGAGCTACCTGTCTGGATGATTATGATAGTATTGTTTATCCGTAGCATTGGAACAGCTTTTCATACCCCAGCACTCAATGCGGTTACACCACTTTTAGTACCAGAAGAACAGCTAACGAAATGCGCAGGCTATAGTCAGTCTTTGCAGTCTATAAGCTATATTGTTAGTCCGGCAGTTGCAGCACTCTTATACTCCGTTTGGGATTTAAATGCTATTATTGCCATCGACGTATTGGGTGCTGTGATTGCATCTATTACGGTAGCAATTGTACGTATACCTAAGCTGGGTAATCAAGTGCAAAGTTTAGAACCAAATTTCATAAGGGAGATGAAAGAAGGAGTTGTGGTTCTGAGACAAAACAAAGGATTGTTTGCCTTATTACTCTTAGGAACACTATATACTTTTGTTTATATGCCAATCAATGCACTATTTCCTTTAATAAGCATGGAACACTTTAATGGAACGCCTGTGCATATTTCTATTACGGAAATTTCCTTTGCATTTGGGATGCTAGCAGGAGGCTTATTATTAGGAAGATTAGGGGGCTTCGAAAAGCATGTATTACTAATAACAAGTTCATTTTTTATAATGGGGACCAGTTTAGCCGTTTCGGGAATACTTCCTCCAAATGGATTTGTAATATTCGTAGTTTGCTGTGCAATAATGGGGCTTTCGGTGCCATTTTATAGCGGTGTGCAAACAGCTCTTTTTCAGGAGAAAATTAAGCCTGAATATTTAGGACGTGTATTTTCTTTGATCGGAAGTATCATGTCACTTGCTATGCCAATTGGGTTAATTCTTTCTGGATTCTTTGCTGATAAAATCGGTGTAAATCATTGGTTTTTACTATCAGGTATTTTAATTATTGGCATTGCTATAGTTTGCCAAATGATAACTGAGGTTAGAAAATTAGATTTAAAATAA
- a CDS encoding diacylglycerol/lipid kinase family protein has product MKKAMVIINPTSGGEKALDYKEKLENKAKEYFEHVETKITEKALDATHFAEEASREQFDAVVVFGGDGTVNEVISGIAERDYIPKLGIIPGGTGNLITKLLEINQDIDGAIDELDFNLTNKIDIGKANDNYFGYIFSIGSLPEAIHNVEIEDKTKFGILAYAVNTMKSVMTDQVFNIKVETENGNYVGEASHVLVLLTNYFADKKIFEENKDGYANILILKDASIFSKLSVIPDLLKGDVVSNDNIEYIKARNIKISSDSELESDVDGDKSDNLPVEIKVLAQRVEVFSKPKE; this is encoded by the coding sequence ATGAAAAAAGCAATGGTAATTATCAACCCTACTTCTGGTGGCGAGAAGGCTTTGGATTACAAAGAAAAGCTGGAAAATAAAGCAAAAGAATATTTTGAGCACGTAGAAACCAAAATTACCGAAAAAGCTTTGGATGCAACACATTTTGCTGAGGAAGCTTCTCGTGAGCAGTTTGATGCAGTGGTTGTTTTCGGTGGAGACGGGACTGTCAATGAAGTCATTTCGGGTATTGCTGAGAGAGACTACATTCCTAAGTTAGGGATTATCCCTGGTGGGACGGGTAACCTCATTACAAAACTGTTGGAAATCAATCAAGACATCGATGGCGCGATTGATGAACTGGATTTCAACTTAACCAATAAGATTGATATCGGAAAAGCGAATGACAATTATTTTGGTTATATCTTTAGTATCGGTTCTCTGCCAGAAGCGATTCACAATGTTGAAATTGAGGACAAGACAAAATTTGGTATTTTGGCCTATGCTGTAAATACCATGAAGTCTGTCATGACGGATCAAGTCTTTAATATTAAGGTTGAAACAGAAAATGGAAATTATGTTGGTGAAGCTAGCCATGTGTTGGTTCTCTTGACAAATTACTTCGCTGATAAAAAAATCTTTGAAGAAAACAAAGATGGCTATGCCAATATTTTGATTCTGAAAGATGCTTCTATATTCTCCAAATTATCCGTCATTCCTGATTTACTAAAAGGAGATGTTGTCAGCAATGATAATATTGAGTATATCAAAGCTCGTAATATTAAGATTTCTTCAGATAGTGAATTGGAGTCAGATGTTGACGGCGATAAATCGGATAACCTACCTGTAGAAATCAAAGTCCTAGCTCAACGAGTAGAAGTATTTTCGAAACCGAAAGAGTAG
- a CDS encoding phosphoribosylanthranilate isomerase produces MNSLFDEFRIICSHLNQVGITPTLMGSLGFEYRSNEEWGPSDIDIHVPGDPRGWEAPDHLRIYEWDKIMKVMKHLGYSLIDIHEHEFQKDGLSVEFGSIDSLPDFAGVSESDIELIHLENITFRVPSLEQFLSIYKASSQDSYRNDHNNNKDFKKIEWLQRYFLIII; encoded by the coding sequence ATGAATTCTCTATTTGATGAATTTCGAATAATTTGTTCTCATTTAAACCAAGTCGGAATCACTCCGACGCTCATGGGGTCTTTGGGGTTTGAATACCGATCAAATGAAGAATGGGGGCCGTCTGACATTGACATTCATGTGCCTGGTGATCCTAGAGGTTGGGAAGCACCTGATCATCTCAGAATTTATGAGTGGGACAAGATAATGAAAGTGATGAAACACTTAGGCTATTCCTTAATAGATATTCATGAGCATGAATTCCAAAAAGATGGTCTGAGTGTTGAATTCGGAAGTATAGATTCTTTACCTGATTTTGCAGGAGTTTCGGAATCGGATATAGAGCTGATTCATCTCGAAAACATCACTTTTCGCGTTCCAAGTTTGGAACAGTTTTTAAGTATTTACAAGGCTTCTTCCCAAGATTCCTATCGAAATGATCACAATAACAATAAGGATTTTAAAAAAATAGAGTGGTTGCAAAGATATTTTTTAATCATCATTTGA
- a CDS encoding glycoside hydrolase family 13 protein, protein MELSAIYHRPESEYAYLYKDKKLHIRIRTKKGDIESINLHYGDPFIFMEEFYQDTKKMAKITSDAIFDYWQVEVSVDFARIQYLFEVTDTEGQSILYGDKGCVENSLENLHAIGNGFKLPYLHEIDACKVPDWVSDTVWYQIFPERFANGNALLNPEETLDWDSSVTPKSADFFGGDLQGIIDHLDYLQDLGITGLYLCPIFESTSNHKYNTTDYFEIDCHFGDKETFRELVEQAHQRGMKIMLDAVFNHIGSQSPQWQDVIENGEESAYKDWFHIQQFPVTTEKLANKRELPYHAFGFEDYMPKLNTANPEVKDYLLKVATYWIEEFDIDAWRLDVANEIDHQFWKDFRKAVLAKKPDLYILGEVWHTAQPWLNGDEFHAVMNYPLSDSIKSYFLRGIKKTDQFIDEINGQSMYYKQQISEVMFNLLDSHDTERILWTANEDVQLVKSALAFLFLQKGTPCIYYGTELALTGGPDPDCRRCMPWERVSSDNDMLNFMKQLINIRKQASSTIQHGKYSLKEIKQDIVALEWTYEGRVLKAIFNQSKDDYLLEKETVALASNCQELENRLVISPKGFVIF, encoded by the coding sequence ATGGAATTAAGTGCTATTTACCATAGGCCTGAGTCAGAGTATGCCTATCTTTACAAGGATAAGAAACTTCATATTCGGATTCGAACTAAGAAAGGGGACATTGAAAGCATCAACTTGCATTATGGTGACCCTTTTATTTTTATGGAGGAGTTTTATCAAGATACAAAGAAAATGGCCAAGATAACTTCTGATGCCATCTTTGATTATTGGCAGGTTGAAGTGTCCGTTGACTTTGCACGTATCCAGTATCTCTTTGAAGTCACGGATACAGAAGGTCAAAGTATTTTGTATGGTGATAAAGGTTGTGTGGAAAATTCTCTAGAAAATCTCCATGCTATTGGGAATGGATTTAAGTTACCCTATCTTCATGAGATTGATGCCTGCAAGGTTCCTGACTGGGTTTCAGATACGGTTTGGTATCAGATATTTCCTGAGAGATTTGCTAATGGAAATGCTCTATTAAACCCAGAAGAGACTTTAGACTGGGATTCATCTGTCACACCTAAGAGTGCTGATTTCTTTGGTGGTGATTTACAGGGGATTATTGACCATCTGGATTACTTGCAAGACTTGGGCATTACTGGACTATATCTTTGTCCTATCTTTGAATCTACGAGCAATCATAAGTATAACACGACAGATTACTTTGAAATTGACTGTCATTTTGGAGACAAGGAGACCTTTCGGGAGCTGGTCGAACAAGCTCATCAGCGTGGCATGAAAATCATGCTGGATGCTGTATTTAATCATATTGGTTCGCAATCTCCTCAATGGCAAGATGTTATCGAAAACGGTGAGGAGTCTGCTTATAAGGATTGGTTCCATATTCAACAATTCCCAGTGACTACTGAAAAACTAGCCAATAAGAGAGAGTTACCCTATCACGCTTTTGGTTTCGAGGACTATATGCCTAAGCTAAATACAGCCAATCCAGAGGTCAAGGATTATCTTTTAAAGGTTGCGACTTATTGGATTGAAGAGTTTGATATTGATGCTTGGCGTTTGGATGTGGCTAATGAGATTGACCATCAGTTCTGGAAGGATTTTCGCAAGGCAGTTTTAGCTAAAAAACCTGATCTTTATATCCTTGGAGAAGTTTGGCATACGGCTCAACCTTGGCTAAACGGAGATGAGTTTCACGCGGTCATGAATTATCCTTTATCTGATAGTATCAAGAGCTATTTCTTACGAGGAATTAAGAAGACAGACCAATTCATCGATGAAATCAATGGTCAGTCTATGTATTACAAGCAACAGATTTCAGAGGTTATGTTTAATCTCTTGGATTCGCATGATACAGAGCGAATCTTGTGGACGGCAAATGAAGACGTTCAACTAGTTAAATCAGCCCTAGCCTTTCTCTTTTTACAAAAAGGAACACCCTGCATTTATTACGGAACCGAGTTAGCTTTAACCGGAGGACCAGACCCAGATTGTCGTCGTTGTATGCCTTGGGAACGCGTATCAAGTGATAATGATATGCTGAATTTCATGAAGCAGCTGATTAATATTAGAAAACAAGCGTCATCAACCATTCAGCACGGCAAGTATAGCCTAAAAGAAATCAAACAAGATATAGTAGCTCTGGAATGGACATACGAAGGCCGGGTCCTTAAAGCGATCTTTAACCAATCAAAAGATGATTATCTTTTAGAGAAGGAAACCGTAGCATTAGCAAGCAATTGCCAAGAATTGGAGAATCGGCTTGTCATCTCTCCAAAAGGATTTGTGATTTTCTAA
- a CDS encoding alpha/beta fold hydrolase, with translation MKFHEFGDKNLPPILLIHGGGSSWWNYLRQARILSEEYRIILPTLNGHGEEYQLDYVSTEDSALEILDYIKANYGGKLFAIGGVSLGGQIAMELLSLDSEIAEKAIIDGSLCIPQPRLAKISIFLVSLFGKLMFNKFSCKLQLSMMNKLYPKLAYPEEIKAYYLEDLPRTPVKTLVTIYKNYMGCYKLKDMISASKAQVLYIYGEKELNCVKESAKLFHQLHSNTILYEAKGYNHGYLSAYLPYEWIDLVAPFLKSDSLEMCNESDMP, from the coding sequence ATGAAATTCCATGAATTTGGTGATAAGAATTTGCCTCCTATTTTACTGATACATGGTGGTGGAAGTTCTTGGTGGAATTATCTTCGTCAAGCACGAATCTTGTCAGAAGAATATCGTATTATTCTACCCACTTTGAATGGCCACGGCGAGGAATATCAACTTGATTATGTTTCTACTGAAGATTCTGCTTTGGAGATTCTAGACTATATCAAAGCAAACTATGGTGGGAAATTGTTTGCAATCGGTGGTGTTTCACTTGGTGGTCAAATTGCCATGGAGCTTTTGTCTTTAGACAGTGAAATTGCTGAGAAGGCCATCATAGATGGAAGCCTCTGTATTCCTCAACCAAGGTTAGCTAAAATCAGCATCTTTCTAGTGTCTCTATTTGGTAAATTGATGTTCAATAAATTCTCTTGCAAACTTCAGTTAAGCATGATGAACAAACTCTATCCTAAACTGGCTTATCCAGAGGAAATAAAAGCTTATTATTTGGAGGATTTGCCAAGAACCCCTGTCAAAACATTGGTGACCATTTACAAAAACTATATGGGATGTTACAAGCTGAAAGATATGATTTCTGCTAGCAAGGCTCAGGTTCTGTATATCTATGGTGAAAAAGAATTGAACTGTGTGAAAGAATCAGCGAAATTATTTCATCAGCTACATTCAAATACAATTTTGTATGAAGCAAAGGGCTATAATCACGGCTATTTATCAGCTTACCTGCCTTATGAGTGGATTGATTTGGTAGCGCCATTTTTAAAGAGTGACTCATTAGAAATGTGTAACGAATCAGATATGCCATAA